One segment of Falco naumanni isolate bFalNau1 unplaced genomic scaffold, bFalNau1.pat scaffold_390_arrow_pat_ctg1, whole genome shotgun sequence DNA contains the following:
- the COPZ1 gene encoding coatomer subunit zeta-1 isoform X1 yields the protein MMEAVSPQEPSLYTVKAVIILDNDGDRLFAKYYDDTYPSAKEQKAFEKNIFNKTHRTDSEIALLEGLTVVYKSSIDLYFYVIGSSHENELMLTAVLNCLFDSLSQMLRKNVEKRALLENMEGLFLAVDEIVDGGVVLESDPQQVVHRVAVRGEDVPLTEQTVSQVLQSAKEQIKWSLLR from the exons ATGATGGAGGCTGTGTCCCCGCAGGAGCCGTCCCTCTACACCGTCAAAGCCGTCATCATCCTGGACAATGATGGTGACCGGCTCTTCGCCAAG TACTACGATGACACGTACCCCAGTGCCAAGGAGCAGAAAGCCTTTGAAAAGAACATCTTCAACAAGACCCACCGCACCGACA GCGAGATCGCGCTGCTCGAGGGGCTCACCGTGGTCTACAAGAGCAGCATCGACCTCTACTTCTACGTCATCGGCAGCTCCCATGAGAACGAG CTGATGCTCACGGCTGTCCTCAACTGCCTCTTCGACTCACTCAGCCAGATGCTGCG GAAGAACGTGGAGAAGCGAGCACTGCTGGAGAACATGGAGGGGCTCTTCCTGGCCGTGGACGAGATCGTGGATGGCGG CGTTGTCCTGGAGAGTGACCCCCAGCAAGTGGTACATCGCGTGGCTGTGCGG GGTGAGGACGTGCCCCTCACGGAGCAGACGGTGTCACAG GTGCTGCAGTCAGCAAAGGAGCAGATCAAGTGGTCGCTGCTGCGCTAG
- the COPZ1 gene encoding coatomer subunit zeta-1 isoform X3 codes for MEALILEPSLYTVKAVIILDNDGDRLFAKYYDDTYPSAKEQKAFEKNIFNKTHRTDSEIALLEGLTVVYKSSIDLYFYVIGSSHENELMLTAVLNCLFDSLSQMLRKNVEKRALLENMEGLFLAVDEIVDGGVVLESDPQQVGEDVPLTEQTVSQVLQSAKEQIKWSLLR; via the exons GAGCCGTCCCTCTACACCGTCAAAGCCGTCATCATCCTGGACAATGATGGTGACCGGCTCTTCGCCAAG TACTACGATGACACGTACCCCAGTGCCAAGGAGCAGAAAGCCTTTGAAAAGAACATCTTCAACAAGACCCACCGCACCGACA GCGAGATCGCGCTGCTCGAGGGGCTCACCGTGGTCTACAAGAGCAGCATCGACCTCTACTTCTACGTCATCGGCAGCTCCCATGAGAACGAG CTGATGCTCACGGCTGTCCTCAACTGCCTCTTCGACTCACTCAGCCAGATGCTGCG GAAGAACGTGGAGAAGCGAGCACTGCTGGAGAACATGGAGGGGCTCTTCCTGGCCGTGGACGAGATCGTGGATGGCGG CGTTGTCCTGGAGAGTGACCCCCAGCAAGTG GGTGAGGACGTGCCCCTCACGGAGCAGACGGTGTCACAG GTGCTGCAGTCAGCAAAGGAGCAGATCAAGTGGTCGCTGCTGCGCTAG
- the COPZ1 gene encoding coatomer subunit zeta-1 isoform X2 has translation MEALILEPSLYTVKAVIILDNDGDRLFAKYYDDTYPSAKEQKAFEKNIFNKTHRTDSEIALLEGLTVVYKSSIDLYFYVIGSSHENELMLTAVLNCLFDSLSQMLRKNVEKRALLENMEGLFLAVDEIVDGGVVLESDPQQVVHRVAVRGEDVPLTEQTVSQVLQSAKEQIKWSLLR, from the exons GAGCCGTCCCTCTACACCGTCAAAGCCGTCATCATCCTGGACAATGATGGTGACCGGCTCTTCGCCAAG TACTACGATGACACGTACCCCAGTGCCAAGGAGCAGAAAGCCTTTGAAAAGAACATCTTCAACAAGACCCACCGCACCGACA GCGAGATCGCGCTGCTCGAGGGGCTCACCGTGGTCTACAAGAGCAGCATCGACCTCTACTTCTACGTCATCGGCAGCTCCCATGAGAACGAG CTGATGCTCACGGCTGTCCTCAACTGCCTCTTCGACTCACTCAGCCAGATGCTGCG GAAGAACGTGGAGAAGCGAGCACTGCTGGAGAACATGGAGGGGCTCTTCCTGGCCGTGGACGAGATCGTGGATGGCGG CGTTGTCCTGGAGAGTGACCCCCAGCAAGTGGTACATCGCGTGGCTGTGCGG GGTGAGGACGTGCCCCTCACGGAGCAGACGGTGTCACAG GTGCTGCAGTCAGCAAAGGAGCAGATCAAGTGGTCGCTGCTGCGCTAG